A section of the Salmo salar chromosome ssa05, Ssal_v3.1, whole genome shotgun sequence genome encodes:
- the gla gene encoding alpha-galactosidase A precursor encodes MSAVVLVLFTIGAFISPVRSLDNGLALKPTMGWLHWERFMCNVDCDTDPNNCISENLYMQMADVMVTEGWKEAGYEYVCIDDCWPSHQRDAKGRLQADPKRFPRGIKKLADYVHSKGLKLGIYADLGTFTCGGFPGSLGYYDIDAQTFADWGVDLLKFDGCYMKWTLLGEGYTNMSIALNQTGRSILYSCEWPLYEWPYHQPDYAAIRKACNHWRNFADVYDSWDSVKTILDWTADHQDVIVPAAGPGGWNDPDMLVIGNFGLSHTQQESQMALWAIMAAPLLMSNDLRDICPRSKQLLQNTRIIAISQDPLGRQGYRTAKVDSFEVWERHLSGGRLALAVMNKQEIGGPRGFPLTLATLPSWKICHPQCNVTQVLPSYKELGVQTLLSELVVVVNPSGTALLTVTPI; translated from the exons ATGTCTGCTGTAGTTCTGGTGCTATTTACAATCGGTGCTTTTATCAGTCCAGTTCGATCTCTGGACAATGGTCTCGCGCTCAAGCCTACAATGGGTTGGCTGCATTGGGAGAGATTCATGTGCAATGTCGACTGTGACACGGACCCCAATAATTGCATCAG TGAGAATCTCTACATGCAGATGGCAGATGTGATGGTGACGGAAGGCTGGAAGGAGGCTGGCTACGAGTATGTCTGCATCGATGACTGTTGGCCCAGCCACCAACGTGACGCCAAGGGACGCCTTCAGGCAGACCCGAAGCGGTTCCCCAGAGGCATCAAGAAACTGGCCGACTAT GTTCATTCCAAGGGTCTCAAGTTGGGGATCTATGCTGATTTGGGAACCTTTACATGTGGAGGCTTTCCAGGGAGCCTGGGATACTACGACATCGACGCTCAGACCTTTGCTGATTGGGGTGTGGATCTGCTCAAATTTGATGGGTGCTACATGAAGTGGACTTTACTGGGGGAAG GTTACACAAACATGTCAATAGCACTGAACCAAACTGGGAGAAGTATCCTGTACTCCTGTGAGTGGCCACTGTATGAGTGGCCGTACCATCAG CCAGACTATGCTGCCATACGGAAGGCCTGTAACCACTGGCGCAACTTTGCGGATGTGTATGACTCCTGGGACAGTGTGAAGACCATCTTGGACTGGACTGCCGACCATCAGGACGTCATTGTCCCAGCGGCTGGGCCTGGGGGCTGGAATGACCCTGACATG CTGGTGATTGGAAACTTTGGCCTGAGTCACACCCAACAGGAGTCTCAGATGGCATTGTGGGCCATCATGGCCGCCCCTCTGCTGATGTCCAATGACCTGAGAGACATCTGCCCCCGGTCCAAGCAGCTGCTGCAGAACACAAGGATCATCGCCATCAGTCAGGACCCACTGGGCAGGCAGGGCTATCGCACCGCCAAG GTGGACAGTTTCGAGGTGTGGGAAAGACACCTGTCTGGTGGCCGGTTGGCTCTGGCAGTGATGAACAAGCAGGAGATCGGTGGTCCCCGAGGCTTCCCCCTCACCCTGGCCACGCTGCCTAGCTGGAAGATCTGCCACCCCCAGTGTAATGTCACCCAGGTCCTGCCCAGCTACAAGGAGCTGGGGGTCCAGACCCTCCTCAGTGAACTTGTGGTGGTGGTCAACCCTTCTGGTACAGCACTGCTGACTGTCACCCCCATTTAA
- the gla gene encoding alpha-galactosidase A isoform X1 produces the protein MSAVVLVLFTIGAFISPVRSLDNGLALKPTMGWLHWERFMCNVDCDTDPNNCISENLYMQMADVMVTEGWKEAGYEYVCIDDCWPSHQRDAKGRLQADPKRFPRGIKKLADYVHSKGLKLGIYADLGTFTCGGFPGSLGYYDIDAQTFADWGVDLLKFDGCYMKWTLLGEGYTNMSIALNQTGRSILYSCEWPLYEWPYHQPDYAAIRKACNHWRNFADVYDSWDSVKTILDWTADHQDVIVPAAGPGGWNDPDMLVIGNFGLSHTQQESQMALWAIMAAPLLMSNDLRDICPRSKQLLQNTRIIAISQDPLGRQGYRTAKHNVQPHVARLCTQLLEAENGLCTTACSSFQHYPATSHSSGTIFHRPQSTA, from the exons ATGTCTGCTGTAGTTCTGGTGCTATTTACAATCGGTGCTTTTATCAGTCCAGTTCGATCTCTGGACAATGGTCTCGCGCTCAAGCCTACAATGGGTTGGCTGCATTGGGAGAGATTCATGTGCAATGTCGACTGTGACACGGACCCCAATAATTGCATCAG TGAGAATCTCTACATGCAGATGGCAGATGTGATGGTGACGGAAGGCTGGAAGGAGGCTGGCTACGAGTATGTCTGCATCGATGACTGTTGGCCCAGCCACCAACGTGACGCCAAGGGACGCCTTCAGGCAGACCCGAAGCGGTTCCCCAGAGGCATCAAGAAACTGGCCGACTAT GTTCATTCCAAGGGTCTCAAGTTGGGGATCTATGCTGATTTGGGAACCTTTACATGTGGAGGCTTTCCAGGGAGCCTGGGATACTACGACATCGACGCTCAGACCTTTGCTGATTGGGGTGTGGATCTGCTCAAATTTGATGGGTGCTACATGAAGTGGACTTTACTGGGGGAAG GTTACACAAACATGTCAATAGCACTGAACCAAACTGGGAGAAGTATCCTGTACTCCTGTGAGTGGCCACTGTATGAGTGGCCGTACCATCAG CCAGACTATGCTGCCATACGGAAGGCCTGTAACCACTGGCGCAACTTTGCGGATGTGTATGACTCCTGGGACAGTGTGAAGACCATCTTGGACTGGACTGCCGACCATCAGGACGTCATTGTCCCAGCGGCTGGGCCTGGGGGCTGGAATGACCCTGACATG CTGGTGATTGGAAACTTTGGCCTGAGTCACACCCAACAGGAGTCTCAGATGGCATTGTGGGCCATCATGGCCGCCCCTCTGCTGATGTCCAATGACCTGAGAGACATCTGCCCCCGGTCCAAGCAGCTGCTGCAGAACACAAGGATCATCGCCATCAGTCAGGACCCACTGGGCAGGCAGGGCTATCGCACCGCCAAG cataatgtacagccccatgttgcaaggctTTGTACACAActcctagaagctgaaaatggcctgtgtacgacagcgtgttccagtttccaacattatccagcaacttcacacagcagtgggacaatattccacaggccacaatcaacagcctga